The following DNA comes from Deferribacterota bacterium.
TGAAAAAGAAAAAGAAACATTAAAGAGACTGATGCCCTATAAAAATTATTTTAAAGGGAAAAAGGCTTTCATATACAGTGGCGGTGTTAAAAGTTGGTCCTTTGTATACCTTTTAGAAGAACTAGGTTTTGAGGTAGTTGGAACAAGTATTAGAAAATCTACTGATAACGATATTGAGAGATTAGAAAATTATTTTTTAGGTAAAAACAAAATATTAATAGGGCAAGAAAGTGGCTCAAAGATATTAGATTTAATGGAAAAATATAATATAGATATTTTATTAGCTGGTGGTAGGAATAAATATAATTCTGTCAAAGGTAAAATTCCTTTTATAGATATAAACCAAGAAAGAGAACACGCCTACAGTGGTTATGAAGGCATAATAAGATTGGCAAAGGATATCTATAATGAAATCTGTTGCCCTGTATTTAAGATTGCAAGAGGAGAGAAAAAATGGGTGAGTTAAAGGTAATAAAAAAAGATGGGCTAACAAATCCATTGAAAAAAAGTCCCCTGTTAGGTGCGACACTTGCAATGTTGGGAATAGATAAAACACTTATATTACACCATGGTTGTCAAGGTTGCACAGCTTTTACAAAAAATATATTAACCGATCACTTTAATGAGGTAATACCACTCCAAACTACTGCAACTGTTGATATTGCAACTATAATGGGTAAAAGCAACATACCTGAGGCATTAAATAATTCCCTAAAAAATAAATCTCCTGAAATAATATCAATATTAGGAACAACCCTAGTTGAGACAAGGGGTGATGACGTAAAAGGTGAATTAAATACATTAAATGATATAAATACTACTTCAAATTTAATCTATATTAACTGTAGCGATACACTTGGTGATGCAGAGCTCGGTTTTTCAAAGGCAACAAAAGAATTAATAATTAATTTTGCAGAAAAAAGGGACAATAAGAATAACAAAAAAATTAATATCTTGACTAATTTCTCTATGACCTGTGGAGATATTATTGAACTTAAAGAGATTATAAAGGATTTTAATTTAGAATTTACAATATTACCTGATATATCCTTTCTTTCTGGATCAAATGGTAGTTGCCCAACCCTTACTAAAAGTTCAACTACCCTAGATGACATAAAGCAGATGGGTGATGCAACATCAACTATTTGTATTGGTCAGAGTATGTTAAATATAGCAAAATATTTAGAAGAACAATTTAACATACCCTATTATTTCTTACCATCATTAACAGGTATTAAATATACTGATTTGTTTTTAAATATACTTGAAGAGATAAGTGGCAATAAGAGAGATGTTAAATATGTTGAACAACGAAATATGTTTGTTGATGCAATGTTAGATTGTCACTTCTATACAACAAATAAATATGTCTCGGTAGCTACAGAACCCGACCTACTCTTTAGCCTTAGCTATTTTTTAGTTGAAGAAATGGGGTTAAATCTAGAGGCCGCAATAACAACAAATGACAGTGATATAATTGAGATGGTACCCACACATGAAATTTATATTGGTGATATTGAAGATGCAGAAAGAGAAATAGTTAAATCTGAGATCCTTATATCAAATACAAATGCATTATTAGCAAGCACAAAGAAAAATATAAGTCTTTATTTGGCTGGTTTTCCAGTAAAAAATAGATTGGGTTACCACTTAAAAGAGTTTATAGGTTATAAAGGCTCAATGAACTTTCTCTTTGAAATAACAAACATTTTATATGAAAAAGAAGAAGAAGAATCTATGAAAAAAATCATATAAAGGAGGTTTATAATGAAGGTTGCTTTTTGTTCAAACAATGGGGTTAGTGTTAATGAGCATTTTGGAAGGAGTAGATATATATACATATATGACGTTGATGAAGATGGATATACATTATCAGAAAAAAGGGAGCTTATTGTAGTTGATGGATCAAAAGAACATAAGGATACCACAGAATCTAAAGTTCGTTCAATAAAGGACTGCGCGCTTTTATATGTATGTGCAATTGGTGGCCCAGCAGCAGCTGTTTCAGTGAGAAATAAAATACATCCCATAAAAGTTGATGAAAATACCGATATTGTTAACCTTCTAGAAAGGCTAAAAAATCTTTTAAGAGCCAACCCTCCAATCTGGCTAAAAAAAGTTATACAAACTAAAGGAGAATAAAATGAAATCACTCAATGAGAGACATCCTTGCTTCTGTGTAAATGCGCATTATAAATACGGACGAATACATCTACCAGTTGCACCAAAATGTAATATACAGTGCAACTATTGTAATAGAAAATTTGACTGCTCTAATGAATCTATGCCGGGGTATACTAGCAAACTACTAACACCTGAAGAAGCTGTCAAATTTGTAGAGTTTTATCTTACAAAGGATAAAAATGTTTCTGTTATTGGTATAGCAGGCCCAGGTGATCCTTTGGCAAACCCCGATAGAACTTTTACAACATTTAATTTATTGAGAGAGATAAAACCAGAACTACTCTTTTGCTTAAGCACAAACGGACTGAATATTCCATTATATATAGAAGATATAATAAAGGCCAAGATATCACATTGCACTGTTACATTAAATACAGTAAATCCTTATATATCTGAAAAAATATATAGATATGTAAAATTAAAGGACCAAAAATATAATGGCTTAGATGCTGCAAATATCTTATTAGAAAACCAACTCAAAGGAATTGAGTTACTAGTTAAAAATAACATATTAGTTAAAATTAACACTATTTTAATACCTTCTATTAATGATATTGACATAATAAACATATCTAGGGCAATAAAGAGGTTAGGCGTTAAGATACATAATATTACACCGTTGATTGTAAAAAAAGAACATAAT
Coding sequences within:
- a CDS encoding nitrogenase component 1, producing the protein LWNILPLFKELNIRVLSKITGDSTYNEITYAHHAKCSVVICSQALLSLARKLKTVYNIPFIQGSFYSMRETKETLLSIADLLDDKQLKKDVLRLTCEKEKETLKRLMPYKNYFKGKKAFIYSGGVKSWSFVYLLEELGFEVVGTSIRKSTDNDIERLENYFLGKNKILIGQESGSKILDLMEKYNIDILLAGGRNKYNSVKGKIPFIDINQEREHAYSGYEGIIRLAKDIYNEICCPVFKIARGEKKWVS
- the nifN gene encoding nitrogenase iron-molybdenum cofactor biosynthesis protein NifN produces the protein MGELKVIKKDGLTNPLKKSPLLGATLAMLGIDKTLILHHGCQGCTAFTKNILTDHFNEVIPLQTTATVDIATIMGKSNIPEALNNSLKNKSPEIISILGTTLVETRGDDVKGELNTLNDINTTSNLIYINCSDTLGDAELGFSKATKELIINFAEKRDNKNNKKINILTNFSMTCGDIIELKEIIKDFNLEFTILPDISFLSGSNGSCPTLTKSSTTLDDIKQMGDATSTICIGQSMLNIAKYLEEQFNIPYYFLPSLTGIKYTDLFLNILEEISGNKRDVKYVEQRNMFVDAMLDCHFYTTNKYVSVATEPDLLFSLSYFLVEEMGLNLEAAITTNDSDIIEMVPTHEIYIGDIEDAEREIVKSEILISNTNALLASTKKNISLYLAGFPVKNRLGYHLKEFIGYKGSMNFLFEITNILYEKEEEESMKKII
- the nifB gene encoding nitrogenase cofactor biosynthesis protein NifB yields the protein MKSLNERHPCFCVNAHYKYGRIHLPVAPKCNIQCNYCNRKFDCSNESMPGYTSKLLTPEEAVKFVEFYLTKDKNVSVIGIAGPGDPLANPDRTFTTFNLLREIKPELLFCLSTNGLNIPLYIEDIIKAKISHCTVTLNTVNPYISEKIYRYVKLKDQKYNGLDAANILLENQLKGIELLVKNNILVKINTILIPSINDIDIINISRAIKRLGVKIHNITPLIVKKEHNTVFSRLNLRGPTEEEIDIARGVSAKIFGSYSSIMKHCKQCRADATGYLHNQSH
- the nifX gene encoding nitrogen fixation protein NifX — protein: MKVAFCSNNGVSVNEHFGRSRYIYIYDVDEDGYTLSEKRELIVVDGSKEHKDTTESKVRSIKDCALLYVCAIGGPAAAVSVRNKIHPIKVDENTDIVNLLERLKNLLRANPPIWLKKVIQTKGE